A section of the Parasteatoda tepidariorum isolate YZ-2023 chromosome 6, CAS_Ptep_4.0, whole genome shotgun sequence genome encodes:
- the LOC122271399 gene encoding uncharacterized protein, with protein MMNYLKKLRRAFGGKRKGDAVELKKEKIPLLHVTQEDEEDFFRWKVPFQECNLVNCQPDVQKVVKLCEEKDLLVTTASKDEVTDQSTKVDLVFTDVELTPSLHRAWLDVNYILREYDIERSLTVPLMTKPILPNFAGKFDVTVVRCNSCTYW; from the exons ATGATGAACTATCTAAAGAagct GCGACGGGCCTTTGGAGGCAAGAGAAAAGGAGATGCTGTAgaactgaagaaggaaaagattCCACTTCTTCATGTGACTCAAGAGGACGAGGAGGACTTCTTTCGTTGGAAAGTTCCTTTTCAGGAATGCAATTTGGTGAATTGTCAGCCTGATGTTCAGAAGGTGGTGAAGTTGTGTGAAGAGAAAGATTTGCTTGTTACCACCGCCAGTAAAGATGAAGTAACGGATCAGTCGACTAAAGTGGACTTAGTTTTCACCGATGTTGAATTGACACCATCTCTTCATCGTGCCTGGCTGGATGTCAACTACATCTTAAGAGAG TACGACATCGAAAGAAGTCTCACTGTTCCCTTGATGACGAAACCTATTCTGCCTAATTTTGCGGGAAAATTTGATGTCACTGTTGTGCGATGCAATAGCTGTACTTATTGGTGA